The Candidatus Synechococcus calcipolaris G9 nucleotide sequence GATTGATTCTTTGTTTGACGAACTAAATAAAAAAAATATATCCTACCTTTTGGTTGGTGGCATTGCCATGTTAACTCTTGTGGAAGGACGGAACACGGAAGATGTTGATCTGATTATGTCCTACTCAGACTTGAGTAGTCTAGATAAAGTTATAATAAATCATGAAAATAAAAATTTTGTTCGTGCAAATTATCAAGGTTTGCAAATTGATTTGTTGTTAACTCAAAATCCACTATTTGAGCAAGTCAAGCAGAATTATAATAATGAAATTGAATGGAGAAAATTTCGTATTTCTTGTGCAACTCCAGAAGGCTTAATCATTTTGAAATTTTACGCCCTACCCTCACTTTATCGACAAGGAAATTTTGATCGAGCGGCTCTTTACGAAACGGATATTCTCCAACTTTTGTATCATTATAATGTTAATTTAGAGCAACAAATTCAGATCGTTGATCCCCACCTTCTTGCCAGCGATCGTTTGGCTATTCGTGAAATTGCTCAAGATATTGAAAAACGTTGCAGAAGAATGCAAGGAAAACAATCTTCTCATCAGCAGGATCAACTAGAACCATAAAAAAATCATGGCTGTATAAACTGATCGTACAGTTGAGTTGTTTGGGCAACCATGGTTGCTAGGGAAAAATTATCTCGATAGCGATCGCCACTGTTTTGGCCAAAGCGATGGCGTAGTTCGGGGTCGGCAACGAGTTGGCCGAGTTTTTCGGCAAGGGCCGTTGCATCCTGGGGTGGAACGATAAAGCCATTGATTTTATCGGCAACTTGTTCGGGAATGCCACCGACATTTGTGCCAACAATGGGTTTTCCCTGGGCCATGGCTTCGGCACAGGCCAAACTACAGGCTTCTTCCAGGGAGGGGAGGACAAAAATATCAAACACCTGCATCAAGTTGGCAAGATCCGCCACATAGCCCGTAAAAATCGTGCGATCGCCCACGCCCAAATCATCCGCCTCCTGCTTCAGGTCTGCTTCCAAGTCACCGGTTCCGGCAATCACTAAGCGCAAATGCTCCCCGGATAATTGGGCAAAGGCCTGGATCAGGTACGTGAGTCCCTTAACCGGATTTAGGCGGGCGGCGGTGCCAATAATTAATTGCTGATCAGGCTGAAGATGAAGGGTTTGCGCCCATGCCCTAGTTTTTTCCGGCTCTAGCTTCGGCTGGGGAACCCCGTTATAGATCAAATGGCGTTTAGGGCCGGCCAACCCAAATCGCCGCAGTAGGTCATCCTCGGCTTGACACACCGTAATCACCCCCTGGGCCAGCCATTGACTCAACCAGGCACTGGTGCGGTAGCTAAAGAGGGCGCCACTGCCATGGTAGCCATGGACGGTAAAAATCATGGGTGTGTGGCGTAGTACCCATCGACAGGGAATCATTAGTTCGTGGGCCCCATGGATATGCACCAGATCAATCTTTTTCTGGCGGTGCATGGCCCTTAGCGCCCGGAGAACCTCAAAAAAACCCTTAAAAAAATTAAAATCCCAACGGGTAAAGGTAGCCTGGGGAATGGATAAGGCACGGAAGGGAGCTGCCCCCGGGCCATCGGGAGCTAATAGGGAAAGATCATAGCGATCGCCTAGGGCTTGGATTAAACTCAAGGCCTGTTTTTCCGTCCCCCCCTGACCAAGATAGGGCAGAACGTAGAGAATATGGGTCATAGCCCGATCGCCTGATTATCCCAATCCCAAGGAGAGGGCCTCATCCTAAATAGCCCTAAGGAGTCGTGGATTGGCTGGTCTGCTGTTGTCCGGCAGCAATGCGCTCCCGCAGGATTACCAAGGCTTGGGAATATTGGGGATCCTTGTCCGTGCCAATGTCATCACGGGTTAGGCTTTCCCGCTGGGCATCCGTTAAGGCAAGCTCAATATCTGGCTCAATGCCTTTTTTGTTAATATCCCGGCCACTGGGGGTTAGATATTTGGCAATCGTCACCGCAATTCCGGAAGCTTCACCCACGGGTTGCACCGACTGCACTAGGCCCTTACCAAAGGTTTTCGTTCCCACCAAGGTCGCCCGGCCATTGTCTTGCAAGGCTCCGGCCAGAATTTCACTGGCACTGGCAGAACCACCATCAATTAAAACCACCATGGGTTTATCCGTCAAAAAGCCCCGGCCTGCTTGCAGGCGATCGGAAACCCCTTGACGATTGACCGTGGAGACAATCGTGCCTTGGCGCAGAAACATGCGGGCAATTTCTGCACTGGAGAAGAGTAACCCCCCTGGATTGGATCGCAGATCAAGGACGTAGCCCACGACATTTTCCTTTTCAAATTCCCGAATCGCCGATCGCATCTCCGCCGCTGCATTGGAACTAAACTGAACGAGGCGAATATAGCCCACTTTGCCCTGGGGCGTTTCCCGCAGACTATGGCGCACAGGATGGATCTCAATGCGGGCGCGAATAATATCAAAGTTAAGAATTTGGTTATCCCGGCGCACCTTGAGGCGGACGCTGGTATTCACCGGGCCGCGAATCATCCCCACCGCCTCGTTTAAGTCCATGCCCTTGGTACTCGTGCCATCAATTTCGATGATCACATCCTTGGCATTCAAACCCGCATCCGCCGCCGGACTCCCCTCAATGGGGGAAATGACCGTGATTTCGTTGGTTTCTTCATCTTCGGTAATCGTAATGCCCACCCCCGTTAATTCCCCGGAGGTTTCAATTTGCATCGATTTGAACTGCTCTGGATCCATGAAACGGGTATAGGGATCGTTAATTTTCTCTAACATTTCCCGCGCCGCTTTGTAGGCATCATCGGGGGTGGCATATTCTCGGGACAGGTACTCTCGCCGCACTGCCCGCCAATCATTGCCATTAAATGTGGCATCCACATACTCGCGATCGATGACCTGCCAGATTTCATCCACTAATTCCTTGGGACTTTGGCGAAACCCTGCCAGGCTCTTAGACAAATGCAAACCGGCTCCAGTGACAGCCACGGCTGCAGTTAAAACAACGGTTGCCCCAACCACCAGAGTACGATTTGATAGTCTCATAGTGCTTTTCCTATAGTTTCTTAAGCCTACGCTGAATCTAGCATAGCCTATCTACTTCTTAGGGTTTAGACGGACGAGGATACAGATCGTTCCCGTCGGGCTTCATCCTGAGCTAAGATCATTAAGGTTTGTAGCAAATCCTTGACTTTTTCGTTCACTTTTTCCTCAGGTTTTTTATGACTT carries:
- the ctpC gene encoding carboxyl-terminal processing protease CtpC, with the translated sequence MRLSNRTLVVGATVVLTAAVAVTGAGLHLSKSLAGFRQSPKELVDEIWQVIDREYVDATFNGNDWRAVRREYLSREYATPDDAYKAAREMLEKINDPYTRFMDPEQFKSMQIETSGELTGVGITITEDEETNEITVISPIEGSPAADAGLNAKDVIIEIDGTSTKGMDLNEAVGMIRGPVNTSVRLKVRRDNQILNFDIIRARIEIHPVRHSLRETPQGKVGYIRLVQFSSNAAAEMRSAIREFEKENVVGYVLDLRSNPGGLLFSSAEIARMFLRQGTIVSTVNRQGVSDRLQAGRGFLTDKPMVVLIDGGSASASEILAGALQDNGRATLVGTKTFGKGLVQSVQPVGEASGIAVTIAKYLTPSGRDINKKGIEPDIELALTDAQRESLTRDDIGTDKDPQYSQALVILRERIAAGQQQTSQSTTP
- a CDS encoding glycosyltransferase family 4 protein: MTHILYVLPYLGQGGTEKQALSLIQALGDRYDLSLLAPDGPGAAPFRALSIPQATFTRWDFNFFKGFFEVLRALRAMHRQKKIDLVHIHGAHELMIPCRWVLRHTPMIFTVHGYHGSGALFSYRTSAWLSQWLAQGVITVCQAEDDLLRRFGLAGPKRHLIYNGVPQPKLEPEKTRAWAQTLHLQPDQQLIIGTAARLNPVKGLTYLIQAFAQLSGEHLRLVIAGTGDLEADLKQEADDLGVGDRTIFTGYVADLANLMQVFDIFVLPSLEEACSLACAEAMAQGKPIVGTNVGGIPEQVADKINGFIVPPQDATALAEKLGQLVADPELRHRFGQNSGDRYRDNFSLATMVAQTTQLYDQFIQP